The following nucleotide sequence is from Macrobrachium nipponense isolate FS-2020 chromosome 12, ASM1510439v2, whole genome shotgun sequence.
ctgcacctcccttcatattttcttccatcttgctatccaccctctccagtGCTGGGCCTTaatttggcctaaactctattttCCAATCCTTTATTCCAATCCCATCTCGGCACACTGAAAGGAACAGACCGAATAAGTTTCTTAGAGTTGGGTGCTCCTACTCTAGTCACTGAGGTACTAATGTAGAACAAAGTTAATTTTGCAAATCTTGAAAAACATATTCTGGTATACGAGCCATCTTTCACTGAGAGGAACTGGTTGGTGGTAATATCCAAGGAAGGAGTAGCATGAAGATAAGTGGTGAACGCTAGAACTGTTTGTGACTAATAAACAACTACTGCTCTCtgtgcacatatatacacacacaaacatattttgATATGATTTATTGGTAGGGTCTTGTGCTAGAGCTGCACTAGGCCGATATTGCACTACGTAACtcagctctctcgctctctctctctctctcacacacacacacacaatcagtcATAAATATCAGTCCCTTACAATCttcatttttgaatatttttgtttattgtcgATTCGCAGGACGTGTGAGGAGAGCCAGTACGGCCTGAAGTGCGAGCCTTCGCTTCGTTACTACACAATGGCTACAATACGGAGGTAAGAGCGCCCAACGGTGTGATTTTTGTTTACACATAGATATGAAAATTTAGCTTACGGTTATCATGCATTGTCAGGGAACTTCCTTTAATGATTATATTCAAGTCTTTACTGAATATCAAACTTTCTGTTGGGAACCAGTGAGGGAAAacaatgcttttttttctttcttttttttagcatcAAAGTTGATTTTACGGAATGTAATACTTTATAACTACACCTgcgaatgaatatattttaattaataaggACGTATCGTCATCAAATCTCATTTGATTTGATATTGAGAagtgtaaataaatgcataaaaagagttttttcctttttacattttCTCGCATCCTATATTTAATCTTATAGATGCAAAAAGATCATGCCGTTGAAAGTATATCATCGTCTCCAGCCTCTCTGAAATTCCATCTCTCATGTCTTACCCGTGCTTTATCTTCTACAAATCTCCACCCATCCCTAGCCTCCCTTCTCACAGTTCGCATCCAAGTAGCCGAAGGTCTTGCAACTCTCCTGGTGCTCCCTGAAGTCAGCCGACACCATCACATACTGCCGCCTCCTTCGCTCTTTCACCATAATCTTATCTATAAGGcaacgcagtttttttttttttttttttttttttttttttttttttttttttttgctttagttatgatttaatggttagaatgggGAAAATTTAATGCTTAGACTGCGtatttttgatgaagaaaaataaaggatttcaatagaattaatttctataaataagcaggatatgttttataactttattttcatgataaaacataaaaaggcaaagtgaagaatttagtttctcagtgccgtggcctgtggtcggaaaagccacggagggttgccagatgttaccggaaagccacactagtagacgaaattcaTCAAAACGGCAATCCTACTACAGGGCCGGTGCTAGCAGTTAGGGATCCAATTAGaaaattataatagaaaaaataaaaactaatttgtgtcttgatataaaaatgatttccCAAGTGAACATTCTCTGTTAATAAAGTATGCATAATAATGTGAGGAATTAAACTTCCCCAttcttcatttcatgttttcGGTGGCGGTTTATTCCTCTTAGAATGCAAAAAAAGGCTTCCAACCGTAACTCTGGCGCGGGGCCCCTCAAGACTCAGGGCTCAATTGGATCAAATTGCTCAGATAGGCTTAAAACCGGCCCTGCTCATCCACTACATGTGGAACTTGGGTAATATCCCATGTGGTAAACTAATCACTATCGCATCTGACGTCTGAAAATTTCCCAGAAGCTTTATTATCCAGCATTCAAAATATTTTAGATACAGATTCTTGGTCATCATTCGATGAATGTCCGTATAGGAATACAGTTCGCATTGGATAAACGCATAAGCTTTCTTTTACATGCAATTGCAGTGTAATTGATTTACAAGACTGAATCGGCTGCCCATAGACTGATTTGCCTCTTTTAGTCTTGTACTAAATTCCAATTCGTGAGAATGTTTTCAAGATATCTTTTTTCTTGAATATCTCAGAATGACCTCATTGATTCCCTCTCCCAGGAGTCTTACTATCGTCTTGTTGACTCTGtctagtttatttttgtttcttggtTTTATCGTCTGTCCGATCTCTCCAGAAATGTTCTCATTAAAACAGCATCATCTGCAATTCTAAATCTATCAAGTTTTTAAACTTTCTTGTCCATCTCCTCCCActtctttttatgataaaaatcctcAACCAGGCAAAAGAAAGTGTGACAAATCACTCGAAAGTAGCGCCCCGCAATTTTGCTGCAAATTCAATTAACAACTCTCCATCAACACTAAATCCCGTTAGGgggatagtaccgtcagtgcaccttatgagatacactgtaggcactacttaaggttctttgcaaggtGCTTTTGGCCATTAGCTGCAAcggcaacccctttcgttccttttactgtacctcctttgatattttctttcttccatcttactttccaccctccctaacgattgattcatggtgcaactgcaatGTTTTCCTCCCGGTACacatttcagaccttttactgtcaatttctgtttcagcgctgaatgacctcataggtcctagtgcttggcctttggcttaaactctatattcaatttaatCCAATCTATCAACACTATAATAATACTGATTTGTTCTTAGATATTTTCAGTCAGCTGCGCGTATTTAAAGGGAGTACTTTTGCTAAGGCCTTCAGTAATATTGCTCTGAGAGCACTGTCAAATGTCTTTTTAGAATAAAACATGTTATCATGAACAGATATACTGATGTATAATGTCTTAAAACAAGTATTTGCATACACGTGTGCGTGAGGAGCAACTATAACAAGAGGAGAGACGGCGTAGTTCACCTCCTCACGATCAAGTGACAGACAATTTCCATTACAGTACAATGAAACCACCTTCATGAAATGAGATATTATCatcattcagtagatgaaacccattcatatggaagacgcccacaggggctattgacttgaaattcaagcttccaaagaatatggtgttcattaggaagaattaagaggaagtaaagtgaaatgcagagagaagagattccacttataagaaaagaaaataatagattaataaatgaaaaatattaaaatgcacaatataaaaaaaatcctgaaaagcTGTTCGTCTGAAAATAATGAGTGATTCATCAGACCTGTACATTCGAAATTGTTACGCTTTACAATGTTCTTATGtctccattcattcattcagttttGTCATTCACATGGGCTAGATTTCCCAGTTTTTGCAACCTATGTGTAAATATGCAGTCTTCGCAACCTTTGTGACAATATGCAGTCTTGGCAACTTTTTTGTTAATATGCAATTTTTGCAATCTCAGCGTCAATATGCAGCCTATgacttgaaagttttttttctttttccacagAATGCTTCATCATGACACTCGAAATGTGGACTATTTGAAAATGGACATCGAAGGAGCGGAATGGTTCGTTCTCGGCGACATCATCCATAATTCTACTGTGCTTCAACAAACCAGGCAAATTGCTCTTGAGGTACGATTTTGAAAAATCTCTTCTTCCTCTGTAGCtctctattattgttattagaagATGCTGAAATATGGCGTACCAGAAACACTCGTTTTCATTGCCATCATACGGGAACTGAAATGACGAAGCAGCCTTCGCCGATGTTGGTGCTCATTACAAAAGTCACGTATCACGCACATAATTCATTGCATAATACAGAAAATGTACcgatattcttatttttatttttattttttttttttgctgcaggtAAATTACACTGCAGCTTTCCGaagttcatttattccttgaCATTTTGGTAGAGCTTTCTACCATTTTACAAAAGGTGAACGAAGCCAGGAGTATCTACGTCATATTTAAACTCGCCAGCGCCCTTATTTTAGGCAATATTTTGTTGGTTGTCACAGCTGGGTAGGGGGGATGGGTCCCCTCCTATTAGCTAGGAGCAGAATGACTCATCTGAGAGAGTCTGGCTGACCAACGGAGTTGCTGAGTGATTTGCACCAGGTCCTGGGAGTTTTGGTCATAGGGTGTGCTGCCTGAAGTAGCGGAGACAGAAGCATTATACAAGGGGTGCTCCTTGCCGTTCTCCTGATGGTGGAAGGGAGAAGAAGGGTTTCCTGGGTTATGCTCAACAACTGTGTCCATCGGAGGATGGCGATGGCCTGATATTGGAGGCGGCAATGGTCGGATTCGCCATCTATACCCCTATCATTATGCAAAGAAAACTACAAGCAATCTAAATCTAAATGTTGTACTTGATCAATGAAGCTTACTCTGTAACGAAAATATTCTACTCTGATGTTTTCCAGATTCACTTGGACGAAGTCAATCGTCAGACATCAGAAGAAGAACTGCAAGAAACACTAAAGAGTTACCTCTCAGTCTTCTCCGATTTACAAAAGCTGGGATTCGCCGTGGCAGCGTTTGAGGAGAACGGGATGAGACCCATTTACTCCCGAATCGACGGAACCCTTTTGAGTATCTACGCGGAAATTCTTCTgctgaaaaggaatgaaagcaccATTACTACCAGAACTTCGACACTTTAATCATTCTGGCAAAATAGCGCCTTTTTAAAATTAGTCTTGAATCCCAATAGTCAGTTCTAACTTTTGTGAACCTTAACATGATAAGCTTGTTAACAAGCTCAAATTTGATGTGAAACCCTTGTCAATTCAGTTGTTATATCTCTGCATTTCAAGGGCGACCTTTAATACAAAGAATAATGGCTGAACCTTAGAATACTTCCATTGTACAGTATATTCACTTTAGGTAAAATATGTGATACTTTGGTTTACATGTATCGCGTTTTGGATATTTTCTTTTAACGAATTTTTGATATAGAACAGGCAAATCATAAGCTCAATTAACCTCAAGGAACAAAAATGCTCATGTGGTTGACTATTGAAATCTGTACAAGTATTTaatgtttaatattattaatctTACTATTGTTTCTCAAATATTATAATGTGAACTATGCATGAAGTCGAAAAACAGGTGTAAGTGAATTCAGATACCCATCTGTAGACCAAGATCTATTTAAAGAGAATCCTATAGATTTAAGAAGATATTATTCGTTGTCATTCTTGTTCCCAATAAACAGTCACGTGGGGTTACCTTTAGAAGCCAGTGATACGAATTGCGCACCTCGCTTGTTTACTTGGAAAAAGGGAAGGCTCAGTAAAGTCTTTATAGTCTTGTCCGACCTCCTCGATGGTGATTTCACAAAAGACGAGCGTTTGCCCTTTGGGCCATGGCTCATATGGCATTATACCTGGACCACCGAAAAaccagatctattttcggtggccttgattatacgctgtacagaaaactcggtttcGCCGAAGAATCCTCGgcgtttgaaaaagaaacccacaaattcaatttgtaacttgtttacttctaagtatttacattaagttttactccacactccgtatttttttacctatttttcttGTGACTCAGCCTTcaccttttttcccccttttgctGAAGAGGGTTTTATTTTAGCACTTAAAAATAGTGAGCTGTTGGGTTAAAAGTCTTTATTCTCTAAGCTCTAACAAGGACCAGGACATCCTCTGTAGGTGAGGGcaaggttcagagagagagagagagagagtgtgtgtgtcgaGGAGGTAACATCATAGTTTCCAAGAGACAGCCCATAGCTCGGACACTGAAAAACCCTTCATCTACATCAAAGAATTTGACAATGACAGTATGCTTtaaacaccctttttttttttctaaattcactAGTAAATAAAGAAGCAATAAGTATTTGCTGGACACCTAAGCCATGAaagacagagtaaaaaaaaaaaaagtagcaaacACTCTGGAATGCTAGTCAGTAGAAGCACATACAGAGGCAAACATAATAACGTTTAGCTTGTGACTAATTGTTTAAGCGTAAGAAAGCCTTCTCTTTTAaggataaaattataaattagtCATATGTTTAAAGTACAAAATTTGTCATCCATGCAGGTTTGGATTTGATTACAGGGCGCAATGGCTAGTGGGTGTGGTGGGTGAGGACGAGTCATAACGGCTGCGGATAAGCGGCCTCTGCCATCCAATCTCATTGTGCACTGAAGGTGTGGGAAAGTTTCTGTCATAATACCTGTTCTGGCCCACCTGTTGGAGGCTTGATTTTGGATTTGAACTCTTACACCTTTCTTTAGGGGCATCAGCCGTCCGGGGGTGTCCACGGAGTGTAGTTTTTCTTGCACTTGTGCCATTTCCAGTTCCCGTTTTCTGAGTGTCTGTTGCCAGTGCCTGGTTACATTATAATCTTGACCCGTAGCGAGCTGCATTGGGGACTTACCCACCCCATGTAAGGTCGTGTTAGGGTACTAGAGGACGGCGATGGATGACTTATCATTATTGagactccctcctcctcctctagggTTGTTGGCAGTAATGATTCGCTTCGTAGTCTTGACAGCTGCCTCAGCCCTACCATTTGACTGTGGGTAGTGGGCAGACGGCAGTCAGCCAGAGATGCCCACCCTCCTGAAGAATGTGAGCATTTTGTGACTTACTAAGTAGTATTAGGTTCGTTCATTTGTGTGAAAACTGACTCGTCACTTTCGGCTGAGATGATGGTTTCTTCTTTTCTAGATGAAGCCTAGTGTATTCCCGAGATGATAAAAGGTGTGGACCTCGTACATTATTAaccaactgctctctctctctctctctctctctctctctctctctctctctcctggctaaAGCCTAGTCTTTTGTCCAAGTTATTTTTCCCATTTAATAAATGTTAGTGACTCGGTGttcactgaataattttgttGGCCGATTTCCAATTCTCGgagcattttttatcatttccagaATCTGCATATATGATTCGAAAGGATACAGCCTCATTGTGGAGAGccgtttttatgaaataaaaaataggcACGTATTTAATTAACGGTTAGGATATATAATACAGGCGttcattttgtatgtattttatggTTTTGCCAGTTATTGGTGTTATTCTACCCAGAAAACTAAGGCCGTCATTGTCTTCAATTTCAGTTCCTCTAAATCTCAGTTCTGCCGGTAGTGGGGACggtgaaaaaaaatcaagtatatgtatcaatgggaaaaaatgaagaaaaacttcatttttttcttcttataataatacatatttaatGACTTATTAATAGAACGCAACAACCATCTCCTCTCTCGTGAAATTCATGATGACGAAATCTTTAGtcttattttgaatgaaaaaagtaacttttatgaCCCAAGTGTAAATTAAGGGCGATATTTCATGGCGAACTTGGTGAAGGAGAACCACTGGATTTCaaagtcaactctctctctctctctctctctctctctctctctctctctctctctctctccgtcctcccatcctctctctctctaaatcttccctcctctcctctctcatctctctctccagcagGAAGAGGAGCTGAATTAAATATAGGATTGAACGACATCATCCTCTTTAAGGCCTGTTCCATGGCAAGTGATATCGGCCGCTCGATTATCACCGCTGATTTATGGGGTCAAGTTAAAATCAGTACATGGAACATGTATCACGGTCAGGACTATCTCACATTTGCTTGAAAATGTAGCAACGAagtacacagtgatacaaatatCTGAATGATTAATATctgtaaaaaatgtatttttagcaAATATTAAAGATAGTGCAAAAACATATAACTTAGTACATAACTATGTAAATACTTCAATAAGAggacacatacatgcatacacacacaacacacacacacacatatatatatatatatatatatatatatatatatatatatatttagacatatatacatagttatattatatatatatacatatatatacatatacatttatatatatgtacgtataactataatatattgcATACCTAATACATCCATATAaagacagttttatatatatatatatatatatatatatatatatatattatatatatatatatatattatatatatatactgtattattatatatatatatatatatatatatatatatatatatatataaggcccttAAAACActgtggtttaaagctaaggactatatttcggtggactgattcCCACTATTAGCAAGTACTTGATAAAGATGGGAGTCAGTcaccgaaatatagcccttagTTTTAATTAAACTAGAGTGTTTTTATGGTACaatgtagtaaataaataaaataagagaaaattaaaattcaccatctatatatctctcttggTTGAGTAATTTACGTAAACGTGAACTTAACTGGttagtatatataattgataaagcCAACCTCACATCAGTTAACTAGAGCTAGACTGAGAAGGCATTTCGTAGTCACTTTAGAGTCACTGCCATTCATTCTTTTGTTGCTGTGAGTGAATGATTCAGTTGTAATACTAGAGCACCTTTTTTGCTTGTATTTTTCTTTCGAACGGGAATCGTAGCCAGTTTACCATATCTATTCCGAATCAGATAAAGATATGGTTATCTTTATCCGAATCAGATAAAGCTGTGGTTATCTTTATCCGAATCAGATAAAGATTTGGTAAACAGCAAAGGTTCTGTATTATCAAAGCCGAATCGTTCATTTACAGTAACAAAAGAACTAATGGCAGGACTCTGAAGGCACAACGAAACCTTCTCAGACATGAGAGCTTTGTCGAAGATTAGCTCTAGTTATTTGTAATGTAAGGGTCACTTTCCAGATCGTAATCCAAACTAAGGAttaaattgaatgtagaattttggccaaacaCTGgggcttatgaggtcattcagcgctgaaacggaaattgacagtaaaaggcttgaaaggtgtaacaagaggaaaacctcgcagttcaaTGATGAATCGTTATGAaatggtgaaaagtaagatggaagaaagataatatgaaagtaaaagaaccaaaaggggttgcagctagcggccgaggGCACGCTCCGATGaacaaccccgccccccccccccccccccaccccaccccaagcGGGTCTGAACTATGGAAAGCACAATCGAATGCGAAAGGTAAGAAATAACGAAGAAGATCCTACAAACTCATTCAAGTTAATGAAGAACAACGAAACTTACAGTTTGTGTCAGATAGGTAATACAAGTTGAAGCCGGTCACTCGTTGAGCTTCCCCACAGGTTATGTGATCTTGCAGGTCAGACCGCAATCGTTTCGATACTCTTATTTCTTTGCTCTTCTTCATCTTGTTCCTTTTACAGTATTTAAGACGTTCTTAACAGCGCTCTGGTACTACCCTATAAGATCTATTTCCTACAGTAAATTCTGTTTAGGTTCATGAATGCAAATATATGCgtcttggaaatatatatatatatatatatatatatatatatatatatatatatatatatatatatatatatatatatatatatatatatatatatataaggaacgcAATGCATCTTTTGTGATtctacttgcacaattgtttagaagtgaggaggcccgtggcaaaccctacgtaagcttgaataggtaaatgaataatagggctcTTTTTTGGGTAATGAGTACACCCGGAAATCCAAGGCTACCacgttttcgtcatttgttgacttccatatggtgcagaaagataattaaataagctctataaagcaatagttgttgatttcttagtaaaatataacttggggaacaacattaaaacttgctttgccaaaaaaaagaaaaaaaaatgtcatgggttacaatacatcactgaatgacctctataggtctcagtgcttggcttaaagtataaattttataatccaatctaatcctTTGCAATTGTCtattacaatgatcgtcactgttatattaggaaaatatgaaagaagttacgacgaatgccaaaCTTTTattcactttgttaattgatttttaattataaaatttttcaatggagaaaaaatgatagaaagtaatttttcggattacttgtggaaacccttttcttcaaggattccagcactcgacctcatggcataaatcctatatactTACTACTgccactactacaaagtgtaaacaaggagtacaGATATTTCATTAttgccagaggttgagactttttcacgaatagccaattataCATCGaaaaggaggcaagttaatgacgtcataagttccgTCATTATATCTTCGGAATTCCTCTGGGTTTGCTGGCggtgtctacaagaagtcggtgttgctcttataattaccagaattatgcaactatCTTAATagagaatacagtaaaaaattggGTAGGGATGCAAGATACCCTGTGACATAGTGTCATCTTcgtcaggtacgttgataaaattttattacgGATAAACACggggacaccggctgtgaatctctTAGTAGATCTTGAAAGATCACTGCCTGTACGAAAAGATTGACCAAGGTCTTCAAGCTGATATGGTAGCTTTTCAAACGCGATTGGTAGGGCACCCATTATGCTGCCATTTATAAATCAGACTGGACTGAAGCCCTCTTGGGGTAGGGACTTTAATTTCTAAAGAAATATATCAGTTATTTTGCAGGCGGATTTATATTTTGAGTTCCAGCTGAGTGTAGCCAATGGACAAAGTAGATACAAATTgcttttttaaatggaaaaatatgagcTCCAGTAAGGGCTAAAGGTATAAGGATATCAGGTTGACGTCAACGGTCATTTTgcgttgtttgtttatttacgtaTAGTTTCGAGAATTGTTCACCAATATTTAAGTGTGATTCGAAAAGctttatttcactttattttatcatttatttgatTACACTTTTATAGCtaccttttatattatatatacactatatttatgtattttataatttttacagtCAATTCCAGTCttctattattatgaattatattaGTAAGAActctgatattattttttttaattgtatgttGATAACTAATGATAGTGTTACTCGAAATATATCCCAGTGGACCTGTGGAAAAATTCCATTCCGGGTTTTGTCATTGGTGGCCttcctgatacacacacacacacacacacacacacacacacacacacacacatatatatatatatatatatatatatatattatatatatatatatatatatatatatatatattgggtgtgtgtgaatgtatttgAGTAGCATGTTAGCAGACGACGAACACCGAGAGTTCCTTCCTTCCACCCTCACTCTTCGCCTTGGCTTTGAAACGAAGAGAAGTAATCCGTTTGGCCCCCTACCTGTGCCGGGCCTTTTAGAATATTACATGTCAAGAAAAAGTTTTCATCTCCCACCACTACATAGCAGGTATGAATGGATAAAATGGAAGAAGAGTTCAACGGTAGCTAAGACAGCTTTCACGCTTAGTAAACACGAGAAAAAGAACGCAGTCCACACTCATTTTGTTcacataataaagaataaattcccattgcttttagtttttagttttctgtaagataaAACTACtgggatggctatttgtctgtccgccctcagatcttgaaaactactgtggttagagagctgcaatttagtatggtaatcatccaccctccaatcatcaaacataccaaatgcaGCCCTCTTAGTCTTGGTACTTTTGATTTTAGTTATGGTTAAAATTATCCATGATCGTGatattgtatttgtttgtatgatgtttttacgttgcatggaaccagtggttattcagcaatgggaccaacggctttacccctacgtgacttccgaatcacgtcgagagtgaacttattttttaaccagaaatacacatctctcactcctcaatggaatgcccgagaatcgaactcgcggccactgaggtgatACGCCAACACCTTACCGACCGGTGATATTGTGGAAGACTGCAGCCGCTGGAGTGTCACTTGGTAGCTTGTGCATCAGAATTATGTCCCGTTGATAAgaaaattcttttgaaataatttaaaagtGGCGACGAACTTTAATAGTCTAAGCATATGTCATCATATTTTCTGGGTTatttttcttgaactaatgaaTGAACAGCAAAGACTCACTTAGAACCAAATACATTGTTACGTGATACAGAACTTATACCGATGGACGTGGGTATGTTTGTAAAGTATTTTGCCTCATCAGTTTTCAGCCATCCCGCGCTGTTTTTCAATGATCTTTATCTTTTTCCGAAGGAGGCTTCAGGAGTAAGTCGTCTTTTCTATATTCTCCCGATTCAGTACTGTTTTATGTGTATTCCTTAGGTTATTTTACACGATACTTGAAAACATATTTCCAAGTTCTTTTCCATCTTCACTGTCATCAGGGTTGAATGTTCAAAGTCTCCGAAAGATTGTGGGTGTGAGAGTAGGAATGTGTCGGAGACTGAGATCTTAGGTGTttaacataagaaaaagaaaaaagacgctTTGTAGGAGGATACGAGAAGTTGGTGTTGTAATGAAGTAATTTTGCTTGTTCCGTACGTAAATCCCTGATGAAAATTTAAGAATGAAAAGAACACATTTAGTTCACGACCTGTTCTCATAATTAGTTTTGATTAGAAAACATTAGAAAACAAAAGTGAATTTTGATAATCGGACAACATAGTACATATTGTCAACACCAGATTTTGAATAAAGCGCTGATACCCAAagcctagggagagagagagagagagagagagagagagagagagagctgacttgTACCACCACTATTACAGTTTTTCTGTGCACGACACTACGATAATCATTCTTGCGCTTATGTTTTACGAAATATTTGTCCTTCTCTTAAATGGATCGGAGCACTTATTACCTCGATAAAGGGTTGTCGAACATCCGCCTTTGGTTTGTGTAGATTTGCGTTGAAAGCCattttagtgttttgttttctgtaaaagaaaactattgtgccgactttgtctctccgtccacccgcagatcttaaaagctactgaggctagagggccgcagaCTGGTATGTTGATCGTATACCCTCCAATCAACCAAACATagctaccaaattgcagccctctagcctcagcagtttgtattttattgaaggttgaagttaaccataatcgtacttctggaagtgctaccaacaacataggctatcaccggaccgtggctgagtt
It contains:
- the LOC135225018 gene encoding uncharacterized protein LOC135225018 isoform X2; translated protein: MDSDVRPQPTGCLVYSFGVGNDFSFDNCMQDYGCEVHSFDHDDDHEIYDYRQGPLAFFHKARIGHKDGYYRTCEESQYGLKCEPSLRYYTMATIRRMLHHDTRNVDYLKMDIEGAEWFVLGDIIHNSTVLQQTRQIALEIHLDEVNRQTSEEELQETLKSYLSVFSDLQKLGFAVAAFEENGMRPIYSRIDGTLLSIYAEILLLKRNESTITTRTSTL